The following coding sequences are from one Ammospiza nelsoni isolate bAmmNel1 chromosome 5, bAmmNel1.pri, whole genome shotgun sequence window:
- the CSNK1E gene encoding casein kinase I has translation MELRVGNKYRLGRKIGSGSFGDIYLGANIATGEEVAIKLECVKTKHPQLHIESKFYKMMQGGVGIPSIKWCGAEGDYNVMVMELLGPSLEDLFNFCSRKFSLKTVLLLADQMISRIEYIHSKNFIHRDVKPDNFLMGLGKKGNLVYIIDFGLAKKYRDARTHQHIPYRENKNLTGTARYASINTHLGIEQSRRDDLESLGYVLMYFNLGSLPWQGLKAATKRQKYERISEKKMSTPIEVLCKGYPSEFSTYLNFCRSLRFDDKPDYSYLRQLFRNLFHRQGFSYDYVFDWNMLKFGAARNPEDMDRERREHEREERMGQLRGSATRALPPGPPAGATANRLRNVTEPMASTPTSRIQQSGNTSPRAISRVDRERKVSMRLHRGAPANVSSSDLTGRQEVSRISASQTSVPFDHLGK, from the exons ATGGAGCTTCGAGTGGGAAACAAATatcggctgggcagaaagatTGGCAGTGGTTCGTTTGGAGACATTTACCTAG GAGCCAATATTGCGACTGGTGAAGAGGTGGCCATCAAACTGGAATGTGTCAAAACCaagcatccccagctccacaTTGAAAGCAAGTTCTACAAGATGATGCAGGGAGGAG tgGGTATCCCCTCCATTAAGTGGTGTGGAGCAGAGGGGGACTACAATGTGATGGTGATGGAACTCTTGGGGCCCAGCCTGGAAGATCTCTTCAACTTCTGTTCCCGCAAATTTAGTCTCAAGacagttctgctgctggcagacCAGATG ATCAGCCGTATTGAGTACATTCATTCCAAGAACTTCATCCATCGGGATGTGAAGCCAGACAACTTCCTTATGGGCCTTGGCAAAAAGGGCAACCTAGTATACATCATTGATTTTGGTTTGGCCAAGAAGTACCGGGATGCCCGGACCCACCAGCACATCCCTTATCGGGAAAACAAGAACCTGACTGGCACAGCCCGCTATGCCTCTATCAACACCCACCTGGGAATTG AACAAAGTCGCCGTGATGACCTGGAGAGCCTGGGGTATGTGCTCATGTATTTCAACCTGGGCTcgctgccctggcagggcctcAAGGCTGCCACCAAGCGCCAAAAGTACGAGAGGATCAGCGAGAAAAAGATGTCAACGCCCATCGAGGTGCTCTGCAAAGGGTACCCTT ctgagTTCTCGACATACCTCAACTTCTGCCGTTCGCTGAGGTTTGATGATAAACCTGACTACTCGTACCTGCGGCAGCTCTTCCGCAACCTCTTCCACCGCCAAGGCTTCTCCTATGACTACGTCTTTGACTGGAACATGCTTAAATTT GGTGCAGCCCGGAACCCTGAGGATATGGATCGGGAGCGGCGAGAGCACGAGCGGGAGGAGAGGATGGGGCAGCTCCGAGGGTCAGCCACACGAGCACTGCCCCCTGGCCCACCTGCCGGAGCCACTGCCAACCGTCTCCGCAATGTCACCGAGCCCATGGCCTCCACCCCCACATCCCGAATCCAGCAGTCCG GCAACACGTCCCCCAGAGCAATCTCAAGAGTGGACAGGGAGCGGAAGGTCAGCATGAGGTTACACCGAGGAGCTCCTGCCAACGTCTCCTCATCTGACCTCACAGGGCGGCAAGAAGTGTCACGGATTTCAGCATCACAG ACAAGTGTGCCATTTGATCACCTTGGGAAGTGA